Proteins encoded in a region of the Planctomycetia bacterium genome:
- a CDS encoding oxidoreductase: protein MAARVIRRRFATTMPEPASPAQSVLPHRRVDLLVVGAGAAGLFAATWAGRAARQAGRPLSLLAVDGARRLGAKILVAGGGRCNVTHDCVSADDYAGSTPPAIRKVLRRFDVAETVAFFAAAGVTLKREETGKLFPVTDSARTVLDALVAEARSAGAEILHPARVTGLVREADGFVATSDAGPIRADRVILATGGKSLPKSGSDGGGFALATGLGHALTAPIVPALVPLLLPAGHWITTLSGLTLDAEVALRTATGRRLLAVRGSTLCTHQGLSGPAVLDISRHWLVARHADPGVALSINWLPELDEAAADGLLIAGQARGPLTVLRERLPDRLAKALCAAAGASPSGDLPREARRRLAALVVATPLPVSGDRGFAVAEATAGGVPLAEVRLETMESRICPGLHFAGEVLDVDGRIGGFNFQWAWASGFVAGSTAASAVTAAVTS, encoded by the coding sequence TTGGCGGCCCGTGTGATCCGCCGCCGCTTCGCCACGACCATGCCCGAGCCCGCATCCCCCGCACAATCGGTTTTACCGCACCGGCGGGTCGACCTGCTCGTCGTCGGTGCGGGCGCCGCCGGCCTGTTCGCGGCGACCTGGGCCGGCCGTGCCGCCCGGCAGGCGGGCCGGCCGCTCTCCCTCCTCGCCGTGGACGGCGCCCGCCGGCTGGGGGCCAAGATCCTCGTCGCCGGGGGAGGCCGCTGCAACGTGACGCACGACTGCGTCTCCGCGGACGACTACGCCGGCTCCACGCCCCCGGCCATCCGCAAGGTGCTGCGCCGGTTCGACGTCGCGGAGACGGTGGCATTCTTCGCCGCGGCCGGCGTGACGCTGAAGCGCGAGGAGACCGGCAAGCTCTTCCCCGTCACCGATTCGGCCCGCACGGTCCTCGACGCGCTCGTCGCCGAGGCCCGGTCCGCCGGCGCGGAGATCCTCCATCCCGCCCGGGTCACCGGCCTCGTGCGCGAGGCCGACGGGTTCGTGGCCACGAGCGACGCCGGCCCGATCCGTGCCGACCGCGTGATCCTCGCCACCGGGGGCAAGTCGCTCCCCAAGTCGGGCTCCGACGGCGGCGGCTTCGCACTGGCCACTGGCCTCGGCCACGCGCTCACGGCGCCGATCGTGCCCGCGCTTGTGCCGCTGCTCCTCCCGGCCGGCCACTGGATCACGACGCTCTCCGGCCTGACGCTCGACGCCGAGGTCGCGCTGCGCACCGCCACGGGCCGGCGGCTGCTCGCCGTCCGCGGCAGCACGCTCTGCACCCACCAGGGGCTCTCCGGTCCGGCCGTTCTCGACATCAGCCGGCACTGGCTCGTCGCCCGGCACGCCGATCCCGGCGTCGCGCTCTCGATCAACTGGCTGCCGGAACTCGACGAGGCGGCGGCGGACGGGCTGCTGATCGCCGGCCAGGCCCGCGGCCCGCTCACGGTGCTCCGCGAGCGGCTCCCCGATCGGCTGGCGAAGGCGCTGTGCGCCGCCGCGGGGGCGAGCCCGTCGGGCGACCTGCCGCGCGAGGCCCGGCGCCGGCTGGCCGCGCTCGTCGTGGCGACGCCGCTGCCCGTCAGTGGCGATCGTGGCTTCGCCGTCGCCGAGGCGACCGCCGGCGGCGTGCCCCTCGCCGAGGTCCGGCTGGAGACGATGGAGAGCCGGATCTGCCCGGGGCTGCACTTCGCCGGCGAGGTGCTCGACGTCGACGGCCGCATCGGCGGCTTCAACTTTCAGTGGGCCTGGGCGAGCGGCTTCGTCGCCGGCAGCACCGCGGCGTCCGCGGTCACGGCCGCCGTCACCTCGTAG
- a CDS encoding protein-tyrosine-phosphatase translates to MAPLVIDLRRTDDPRDVVHRAVQALAEGRLVAFPTETDYVIAASAREAAATVRLRAAAVERDGEPPLSLVLRSAAEALDWAPRMTPVARRLSRRCWPGPVAMIVPDDHPESLVHRLPAESRRAIVCAGRLRLRIPGHSVLADCLRMLAGPVVLAEPGLPDQPPAVTAADVLSRAGDGLAMVIDDGPARYAQAVSTIEFAGDSFRVVRPGVVGEETLRRLSSLMVLFVCTGNTCRSPMAETLFRLLVAERLGCRPDEVERHGIVVASAGVAAWAGGRASGHAVEAMAGMGGDLSGHESQPLTESLVQQADVILTMTASHRAAVLAQFPEAGGRVAVLDPDRRDVLDPIGGTLETYLDCARQIRGHVAARIDTLVPGRDGR, encoded by the coding sequence ATGGCTCCACTGGTGATCGACCTGCGCCGGACCGACGATCCGCGCGACGTCGTGCACCGCGCCGTGCAGGCGCTCGCCGAAGGGCGGCTGGTGGCGTTTCCGACCGAGACCGACTACGTCATCGCCGCCAGCGCCCGCGAGGCCGCCGCCACCGTCCGCCTGCGCGCGGCGGCGGTCGAGCGCGACGGCGAGCCGCCCCTGTCGCTCGTCCTGCGCAGCGCCGCCGAGGCGCTCGATTGGGCGCCGCGGATGACGCCTGTCGCCCGGCGGCTCTCGCGCCGCTGCTGGCCCGGTCCCGTGGCGATGATCGTTCCCGACGACCACCCCGAGAGCCTCGTCCATCGGCTGCCGGCGGAGTCGCGTCGAGCGATCGTCTGCGCGGGCCGCCTGCGGCTGCGGATCCCCGGGCATTCCGTGCTCGCCGACTGCCTGCGGATGCTGGCCGGGCCCGTGGTCCTCGCGGAGCCGGGCCTCCCCGACCAGCCCCCCGCCGTGACCGCGGCCGATGTCCTCAGCCGCGCGGGGGACGGCCTTGCCATGGTCATCGACGACGGCCCGGCCCGCTACGCCCAGGCCGTCTCCACGATCGAGTTCGCCGGTGACTCGTTCCGTGTCGTGCGGCCCGGCGTGGTCGGAGAGGAGACGCTGCGCCGGCTGTCGAGCCTGATGGTGCTCTTCGTCTGCACCGGCAACACCTGCCGCAGCCCGATGGCCGAGACGCTGTTTCGCCTCCTCGTCGCTGAGCGGCTCGGCTGCCGGCCCGACGAGGTCGAGCGTCACGGGATCGTGGTCGCCAGCGCCGGGGTGGCGGCCTGGGCCGGCGGCCGTGCCAGCGGCCACGCGGTCGAGGCCATGGCCGGCATGGGGGGCGACCTCTCCGGCCACGAGAGCCAGCCGCTGACCGAGTCGCTCGTCCAGCAGGCCGACGTGATCCTGACGATGACGGCCTCCCACCGGGCTGCAGTGCTGGCGCAGTTCCCGGAAGCCGGCGGCCGCGTGGCTGTGCTCGACCCGGACCGGCGCGACGTTCTCGACCCGATCGGCGGGACGCTGGAAACCTACCTCGACTGCGCCCGGCAGATTCGCGGGCACGTGGCCGCCAGAATCGATACACTGGTGCCCGGCCGGGACGGCCGTTGA
- a CDS encoding cytochrome c assembly protein produces MSEFISRISIVCFAASYAVALGCEASRPVFRSAVRGFTLIGFAAAGLAAHTLFLGWRAATASAVPLSSPFDWYLLAAWLLAAGYLYFTIANPRTPVGLFMLPVVLALVGAAQLSSREPFPQSPATQVWGAIHGCFNLAASVSVAIAATAGLMWLIQASRLARKQPPQRGFRMPSLERLAHITDRGLTIAAWTAAAGFVSGIVLNAVNHSRGLLETVPWTDPVVLRMAALVAWLIVADWLSTAARCRPDGGRVTAWLSVASLGVLAGSILWGLFGATRHGMPPLPAAVVVPAPPEAAGDAAAGGPLP; encoded by the coding sequence ATGTCCGAATTCATCTCCCGGATCTCGATCGTCTGCTTCGCGGCGAGCTACGCGGTGGCGCTCGGCTGCGAGGCGTCGCGGCCCGTGTTTCGCTCCGCCGTCCGCGGATTCACGCTCATCGGCTTCGCCGCGGCCGGGCTCGCCGCCCACACGCTGTTCCTCGGTTGGCGGGCCGCCACCGCCTCGGCCGTGCCGCTGTCGAGCCCGTTCGACTGGTACCTGCTGGCGGCCTGGCTGCTGGCGGCCGGCTACCTGTACTTCACGATCGCCAATCCGCGGACGCCGGTGGGCCTGTTCATGCTTCCGGTCGTGCTGGCGCTGGTCGGCGCGGCGCAACTCTCCAGCCGCGAGCCGTTTCCGCAGAGCCCGGCCACGCAGGTCTGGGGGGCGATCCACGGCTGCTTCAACCTCGCGGCCAGCGTGAGCGTCGCGATCGCCGCCACCGCCGGGCTGATGTGGCTCATTCAAGCGTCGCGGCTGGCCCGCAAGCAGCCGCCGCAACGCGGCTTCCGGATGCCGAGTCTGGAGCGGCTGGCCCATATCACCGACCGTGGCCTGACGATCGCTGCCTGGACCGCCGCGGCGGGCTTCGTGTCGGGCATCGTGCTCAACGCCGTGAACCACAGCCGTGGACTTCTCGAGACCGTTCCCTGGACCGATCCGGTCGTGCTGCGGATGGCGGCGCTGGTCGCCTGGCTGATCGTGGCCGATTGGCTCTCGACCGCCGCCCGGTGCCGGCCCGACGGCGGCCGGGTGACGGCCTGGCTGTCCGTCGCGAGCCTCGGCGTGCTCGCGGGCTCGATCCTTTGGGGCCTGTTCGGCGCGACGCGGCACGGCATGCCGCCGCTGCCCGCGGCTGTTGTCGTGCCCGCGCCGCCGGAAGCCGCGGGCGACGCCGCCGCCGGAGGGCCGCTGCCATGA
- the rpiB gene encoding ribose 5-phosphate isomerase B — protein MRIAIGSDHRGVSARKRLIGLLERLDNEVIDCGSQGEEPVDYPDIAADVARQVSSGAVDRGILLCCTGVGMAIAANKLAGVRAATCHDEVTAEMSRRHNDLNVLCLSAEMIGPEVQEKIIRTWLTTPFEGGRHARRVGKITALEPECG, from the coding sequence ATGCGGATTGCCATCGGCAGCGACCATCGTGGCGTGTCGGCGCGGAAGCGTCTCATCGGCCTGCTCGAGCGCCTGGACAACGAGGTGATCGACTGCGGCTCACAGGGTGAGGAACCCGTCGACTACCCCGACATCGCCGCCGACGTCGCCCGGCAGGTGAGCTCGGGTGCCGTCGATCGCGGCATCCTCCTCTGCTGCACCGGCGTGGGCATGGCGATCGCCGCCAACAAACTCGCCGGTGTCCGGGCTGCGACCTGCCACGACGAGGTGACCGCCGAAATGAGCCGCCGGCACAACGACCTCAACGTCCTCTGCCTGTCGGCGGAAATGATCGGGCCCGAGGTGCAGGAAAAGATCATCCGCACCTGGCTGACGACGCCGTTCGAGGGGGGGCGGCACGCCCGGCGGGTCGGCAAGATCACCGCCCTCGAGCCGGAATGTGGCTGA
- the hemA gene encoding glutamyl-tRNA reductase, producing MQLAFVGGTHRTVPLDLRERLAFSADQAAAALARFRDRFPGREAVLLSTCNRVEFYAAGGANAAPPPAAELVSFLADCRGIDVGLLQPVLARERDEAVVRHLFAVASGLDSMVLGEPQILAQVKQAWSLAQDSRTTGPLTGEMFQAALRTAKRVATETALGRERVSIPSVAVADFASGVFERFDDKRVLLLGAGKMAAETLRYLREAGARDVTVVNRTATRAVELAARLGARPGNFAELAAELAAADVVVSTTAATEPVVTEALFAAVEPARGGRPLVVLDLAVPRDFDPRIGGRPGVWLYSVDDLATACAANRRSRQRELPAAQAIVEEETLRFMGDLHHRSTAPVIEQLRAGWNETGEAELDRLFRRLPELADNERAEIRQAFERYAAKLLHPPLASLRNESRAGPPHGLLDALRRLFDLKE from the coding sequence ATGCAATTGGCCTTCGTCGGCGGCACGCACCGCACCGTGCCCCTCGACCTGCGCGAGCGGCTGGCGTTTTCCGCCGACCAGGCGGCCGCGGCGCTGGCCCGGTTTCGCGATCGGTTTCCCGGCCGCGAGGCGGTGCTCCTTTCCACCTGCAACCGGGTCGAGTTCTACGCCGCCGGCGGCGCGAACGCGGCCCCGCCCCCCGCCGCCGAGCTCGTCTCGTTCCTCGCCGACTGCCGGGGCATCGACGTCGGACTGCTTCAGCCCGTGCTCGCCCGCGAGCGGGACGAGGCGGTCGTCCGCCACCTGTTCGCGGTGGCCTCGGGACTCGACAGCATGGTCCTCGGCGAGCCGCAGATCCTCGCCCAGGTCAAGCAGGCCTGGTCGCTCGCCCAGGACAGTCGGACCACCGGGCCGCTGACCGGCGAGATGTTCCAGGCGGCGCTGCGAACCGCCAAGCGGGTGGCCACGGAGACGGCTCTCGGCCGCGAGCGTGTGTCGATCCCGAGCGTGGCGGTGGCCGACTTCGCCAGTGGCGTCTTCGAGCGATTCGACGACAAGCGGGTCCTGCTCCTCGGCGCGGGCAAGATGGCCGCCGAGACGCTCCGCTACCTGCGCGAGGCGGGAGCGCGGGACGTGACGGTCGTCAACCGCACCGCCACGCGGGCCGTCGAGCTCGCCGCCCGGCTCGGCGCCCGGCCGGGAAACTTCGCCGAACTCGCGGCCGAGCTCGCCGCGGCGGACGTCGTCGTGAGCACGACGGCCGCGACCGAGCCCGTCGTCACCGAGGCGCTGTTCGCGGCGGTCGAGCCAGCCCGTGGCGGCCGGCCGCTCGTCGTCCTCGACCTGGCGGTGCCGCGGGATTTCGACCCGCGAATCGGTGGCCGGCCCGGCGTCTGGCTGTATTCGGTGGACGACCTGGCCACGGCCTGCGCCGCCAACCGACGCAGCCGACAGCGCGAGCTCCCGGCCGCGCAGGCGATCGTCGAGGAGGAGACGCTGCGGTTCATGGGGGACCTGCACCACCGCTCGACGGCACCGGTGATCGAGCAGCTGCGGGCGGGCTGGAACGAGACCGGCGAGGCGGAGCTCGACCGGCTCTTCCGCCGGCTTCCGGAACTCGCGGACAACGAACGGGCGGAGATCCGCCAGGCCTTCGAGCGCTACGCGGCGAAACTCCTCCATCCGCCGCTGGCCTCGCTGCGAAACGAGAGCCGCGCCGGCCCGCCGCATGGCCTGCTCGACGCCCTGCGCCGGCTGTTCGACCTCAAGGAGTGA